One window from the genome of Maylandia zebra isolate NMK-2024a linkage group LG18, Mzebra_GT3a, whole genome shotgun sequence encodes:
- the lrrc53 gene encoding uncharacterized protein lrrc53, whose translation MYNILLMLLLLVISAQRMSQVPLCPASCMVCSEDAVICQRLTKIIVAPNTTQALLLTEGSISTVPPASLSELSNITVIGLSHNNISELGKESFRNLPFLRTLLLDHNLLNSESLQGGALMNLTQLQVLTLGHNIISTIQGGWFKGAKALQSLTLEGNLLTSLDSRSFPLNDLRELRNLDLSDNLIEHVERNSFRGLVSLTTLDLSRNRLSSAPVDAFSYLTWLTNLNLDLNSWNCSCQLLELADFLSTFIQQPDKILYNGRRMVCASADNPAVTTVLELTDANCVPSNQNITVHIEPRASVTPQLYARDLAITAVICFIGGVGLTLLIVLIYYQVSRKKKMKESKRLKEQEGGSSSTANHRVNHLDVRERRRDVFLQENSRQQWNKDAVTLDIWANEPRDQFRFRTDENGGCFSCADCSSDAPQLNPMRRENRMNGGIEAEVDRERRKIRRIPDEEGKRTEVQHRILNRDTPNKFVFQENTNSSSYPQSEAFNQRAEILPARKNGRNVNNHRTHAEVKIKGYESLRCESCHRTYRAEQDMRQRKIGTNPGDFALPNGFSSQYRLNESGRNAHNHSDMMKNTELRKVIRNVSFDLQSSRTLEEGNSQIEDKREEDVIRDKRKRREKRQKVQSSRLVKVKLNLNPLRKSKVHPRKKNEQGPLEKSSSKKSKEKRKDGKEREEKEEKGKSSKKKIGKSSKIETSAEVGIKEEEVGGEEGQKSQTPSEKTTSKSDNSDQKSTEDSRYPENNQSVQSSSAADQSGSTIVSGHGQSLLGNKYQGTGLTLGSAQHSSTNLSLLGSAGSQLSGSSLSLPGGNFLLSTLASGSNLLFPRGPAPSIAFSGPNVAPSSAPDMLIREAAGGVLSAANPLHASATPQTGGAPLNLAANPGVNPAVVQSPSQSQMLPDSAPLVAMPKPELVQGQVIQNAGLHELSVEPQTSMTKENLPASQDCMSEVAPKRLEPASTVENISISNSQAETGNVSVGTIADISVGGVAQTEVPAVERSGASMQEAGVSGVPGISTESESSTAAALLQQEYLPEEGGSPSLRRKLRLVLPEKTSSRPLTALERKIR comes from the exons ATGTACA ATATTTTGCTGATGTTGTTGCTGCTAGTCATCAGCGCCCAGCGCATGTCCCAAGTCCCGTTGTGTCCTGCTTCCTGTATGGTTTGTTCTGAGGATGCTGTCATCTGCCAAAGACTGACTAAAATTatag TTGCTCCGAATACCACACAGGCTCTGCTGCTAACAGAAGGCTCAATTTCTACAGTTCCGCCTGCCTCACTGTCTGAGCTGAGCAACATTACAGTCATTG GTTTGAGTCATAACAACATCTCAGAACTTGGTAAAGAGTCCTTCAGAAATCTGCCCTTCCTCCGCACATTACTGCTGGACCACAACCTCCTGAACAGTGAGTCTCTACAGGGTGGAGCTCTGATGAATCTAACCCAGCTACAGGTCCTTACCTTGGGCCATAATATTATTAGCACG ATCCAGGGTGGCTGGTTTAAAGGTGCCAAGGCTCTGCAGAGTCTTACACTGGAGGGAAACCTGCTCACCAGCTTAGATTCTCGTTCCTTCCCTCTAAATGACCTCAGAGAACTCAGGAATCTGGATCTGTCAGATAATCTGATTGAGCATGTGGAGAGAAACAG TTTCCGTGGCTTGGTGAGCCTGACGACTCTGGATCTTTCCAGAAACCGCCTGAGTTCTGCTCCTGTGGATGCTTTTTCTTACCTCACCTGGCTGACAAATCTCAACCTGGACCTCAACTCATGGAACTGCTCCTGTCAGCTGCTGGAGCTCGCCGACTTCCTGTCCACCTTCATCCAACAACCTGACAAG ATCCTCTACAATGGCCGTAGGATGGTTTGTGCGAGCGCTGACAACCCAGCTGTAACCACAGTGCTGGAGCTGACCGATGCCAATTGTGTCCCGTCCAATCAGAACATCACAGTGCATATAGAGCCAAGAGCCAGCGTAACGCCTCAGTTGTATGCTCGAGATCTAGCCATCACTGCAGTCATCTGCTTTATTG GTGGCGTTGGCTTGACTCTGCTGATAGTTCTGATTTACTATCAAGTGTCtcgaaagaaaaaaatgaaagaaagtaaAAGACTGAAAGAGCAAGAAGGaggaagcagcagcacagctaaCCACCGTGTTAATCACCTCGATGttagagagaggaggagggatgTTTTCTTGCAAGAAAACAGCAGGCAGCAGTGGAACAAGGACGCCGTGACTTTGGACATATGGGCAAATGAACCCAGAGACCAGTTTAGATTTAGAACTGATGAGAACGGTGGCTGTTTCAGCTGTGCTGACTGCAGCAGTGATGCACCACAGCTGAACCCAATGAGAAGAGAAAACAGGATGAATGGAGGGATTGAGGCAGAGGTGGacagagaaaggagaaaaataagAAGGATACCCGACGAGGAGGGGAAAAGGACAGAAGTTCAGCATAGAATCTTGAACAGGGACACCCCtaacaagtttgtttttcaaGAAAATACAAATTCATCTTCTTATCCACAGAGTGAAGCCTTTAATCAGAGAGCAGAGATCCTGCCAGCCCGCAAGAACGGCAGAAATGTGAACAATCACAGGACACACGCAGAAGTAAAGATTAAAGGATATGAGAGTTTACGCTGTGAAAGTTGTCACAGGACATACAGAGCAGAGCAGGACATGAGACAACGGAAGATTGGGACCAATCCAGGAGACTTTGCTCTCCCTAATGGCTTCTCTTCTCAGTACAGGCTGAATGAAAGCGGAAGGAATGCTCATAACCACTCTGACATGATGAAGAACACAGAGTTGAGAAAAGTAATCAGAAATGTGTCGTTTGATCTGCAGAGTTCAAGAACCCTGGAGGAAGGAAACAGTCAAATTGAGGACAAGAGAGAGGAGGACGTAATAAGAgacaaaagaaagagaagagaaaagaggcAGAAAGTTCAGTCCAGCCGGTTGGTGAAGGTCAAACTAAACTTGAATCCACTAAGAAAAAGCAAAGTCCATCCAAGGAAGAAAAATGAGCAGGGTCCTTTGGAGAAAAGCAGCTccaagaaaagcaaagaaaaaagaaaggatggAAAAGAACGTGAGgagaaggaagaaaaaggaaagtctAGCAAGAAAAAAATTGGAAAATCCTCCAAGATTGAGACATCGGCTGAGGTTGGAATCAAGGAAGAAGAGGTCGGAGGAGAGGAAGGACAGAAAAGCCAAACACCCTCTGAAAAAACAACTTCCAAAAGTGATAACAGTGACCAGAAAAGTACAGAAGACAGTAGATACCCAGAGAACAACCAGTCTGTGCAAAGCAGCAGTGCTGCTGACCAATCAGGGTCCACTATTGTTAGTGGACATGGGCAAAGTCTGCTGGGTAATAAGTATCAAGGAACTGGCCTGACTCTGGGTAGTGCTCAGCATTCGTCTACCAACCTCTCACTGCTTGGCTCAGCTGGCTCACAGCTAAGCGGCAGCAGCCTCTCTCTTCCAGGGGGGAACTTTCTGCTCAGCACCTTGGCCTCAGGATCAAATTTGCTGTTCCCCAGAGGTCCAGCTCCTAGTATAGCATTCAGTGGGCCTAACGTGGCTCCAAGCAGTGCTCCAGACATGCTTATTAGAGAAGCTGCAGGGGGAGTTCTGTCTGCTGCTAACCCTTTACATGCAAGTGCAACACCTCAGACCGGAGGAGCTCCCTTGAACTTAGCAGCAAACCCAGGTGTTAATCCTGCAGTTGTCCAGTCCCCCTCTCAGAGCCAAATGCTTCCTGACAGTGCTCCTCTTGTAGCCATGCCAAAACCTGAACTAGTGCAGGGACAAGTCATTCAGAATGCAGGACTGCATGAGCTATCTGTTGAACCTCAAACATCCATGACCAAAGAGAACCTCCCTGCCTCGCAGGATTGTATGTCTGAAGTTGCCCCCAAAAGACTCGAACCAGCGAGCACAGTGGAGAATATATCAATTAGTAACAGTCAGGCAGAGACTGGGAATGTATCTGTTGGTACAATAGCTGATATATCAGTAGGGGGTGTGGCTCAAACTGAGGTGCCTGCAGTGGAAAGGTCTGGAGCCAGCATGCAGGAGGCAGGTGTATCAGGTGTGCCCGGTATATCCACAGAGAGTGAATCctccacagcagctgctctgctgcagcaagagtacctGCCTGAGGAAGGAGGCTCCCCTTCCCTCAGGAGGAAGCTGAGACTGGTGCTTCCTGAGAAGACATCCAGCCGTCCTCTCACTGCTCTGGAGAGGAAAATACGTTAG